Proteins from a genomic interval of Archangium lipolyticum:
- a CDS encoding gamma-glutamyltransferase family protein gives MSAARSSGRAAAGLLLVFALFLPPGSRAQQTYPIGFETQKTAKPVLHGRHWVAITGKPLAATAGAMVFQKGGNAVDAACAMLAATSTMWDTLGWGGETQALIYNPRTGKVVGINALGVAPSGATVDFYKSRGMQYPPEFGPLAAVTPGTPGGLMVMLAEYGKLSLADVLAPAIQMAEEGYPIEAQAANSLEKNKKRIKEWRYSREVLLPHLGQAREAPVAGELFRQPDLAATLKKLVAAEKAARAKGKSRKEAILAAHDRFYKGDIAQEIVRGVREEGGLFTMEDLANWKVRIEEPVKTEYKGIEVYKLTTWVQGPAMLQALNILENMDLKSMGYNSARYIHALYQSMNLAFADRDFYYGDPYFPPAEPVQGLLSKDYAKERLKRINWEKNDPSIGPGDPYPFQKGSNPFLPLLEQWNRQTPEKKVPDNTQAERDYERTFYAGTTSVQAADAEGWVVSITPSGGWIPAVIAGRTGIGLSQRMQSFVLEPAESPFNVLEPGKRPRVTLTPSLALKEGKPYLSFAVQGGDSQDQNLLQFFLNVVEFGMNVQEAVEAANINSFQMRNSFGKHESKPGKMLLSEQVPPWVRSELKRMGYELTFESRTSGPINAIYFDREHGTFWGGSSHHGEDYGIAW, from the coding sequence ATGTCCGCAGCCCGGAGTTCCGGGCGGGCCGCCGCCGGCCTGCTGCTCGTCTTCGCCCTGTTCCTCCCCCCTGGTTCGCGGGCCCAGCAGACGTACCCCATCGGATTCGAGACCCAGAAGACCGCCAAGCCCGTGCTCCACGGCAGGCACTGGGTGGCCATCACCGGCAAGCCGCTCGCCGCCACCGCTGGCGCCATGGTGTTCCAGAAGGGTGGAAACGCCGTGGACGCCGCGTGCGCGATGCTCGCCGCCACCTCCACCATGTGGGACACGTTGGGTTGGGGCGGAGAGACCCAGGCCCTCATCTACAACCCGCGCACCGGCAAGGTGGTGGGCATCAACGCCCTGGGCGTGGCTCCCTCGGGCGCCACCGTGGACTTCTACAAGAGCAGGGGCATGCAGTACCCACCCGAGTTCGGTCCGCTCGCCGCCGTGACGCCTGGCACCCCCGGTGGCCTCATGGTGATGCTCGCCGAGTACGGGAAGCTCTCGCTCGCCGACGTGCTCGCCCCCGCCATCCAGATGGCCGAGGAGGGCTACCCCATCGAGGCCCAGGCCGCGAACTCCCTCGAGAAGAACAAGAAGCGCATCAAGGAGTGGCGCTACTCGCGCGAGGTGCTGCTGCCCCACCTGGGCCAGGCGCGCGAGGCCCCCGTGGCCGGCGAGCTGTTCCGCCAGCCGGATCTGGCGGCCACGTTGAAGAAGCTCGTGGCGGCCGAGAAGGCGGCGCGCGCGAAGGGCAAGAGCCGCAAGGAGGCCATCCTCGCGGCCCATGACCGGTTCTACAAAGGTGACATCGCCCAGGAGATCGTGCGCGGCGTGCGCGAGGAGGGCGGGCTCTTCACCATGGAGGACCTGGCGAACTGGAAGGTCCGCATCGAGGAGCCGGTGAAGACGGAGTACAAGGGCATCGAGGTCTACAAGCTCACCACCTGGGTGCAGGGCCCCGCGATGCTCCAGGCGCTCAACATCCTGGAGAACATGGACCTGAAGTCCATGGGCTACAACAGCGCCCGCTACATCCACGCCCTCTACCAGTCAATGAACCTGGCCTTCGCCGATCGCGACTTCTACTACGGCGACCCGTACTTCCCGCCGGCCGAGCCCGTCCAGGGACTGCTCTCGAAGGACTACGCGAAGGAGCGGTTGAAGCGCATCAACTGGGAGAAGAACGATCCGTCCATCGGGCCGGGAGATCCGTACCCCTTCCAGAAGGGGTCCAACCCCTTCCTGCCGCTGCTGGAGCAGTGGAACCGCCAGACGCCCGAGAAGAAGGTTCCGGACAACACGCAGGCGGAGCGGGATTACGAGCGCACCTTCTACGCGGGCACCACGTCGGTGCAGGCCGCGGACGCGGAGGGGTGGGTGGTCTCCATCACGCCCAGTGGTGGGTGGATTCCGGCCGTCATCGCGGGCCGCACCGGCATCGGGCTGAGCCAGCGCATGCAGAGCTTCGTGCTGGAGCCCGCCGAGAGCCCCTTCAACGTGCTGGAGCCCGGCAAGCGGCCTCGTGTCACGCTGACGCCGAGCCTCGCGCTCAAGGAGGGCAAGCCCTACCTGTCGTTCGCCGTGCAGGGCGGGGACAGCCAGGACCAGAACCTGCTGCAGTTCTTCCTCAACGTGGTGGAGTTCGGGATGAACGTGCAGGAGGCGGTGGAGGCGGCCAACATCAACAGCTTCCAGATGCGCAACTCGTTCGGCAAGCACGAGTCCAAGCCGGGCAAGATGTTGCTGAGCGAGCAGGTGCCGCCCTGGGTCCGCTCCGAGCTCAAGCGCATGGGCTACGAGCTCACCTTCGAGTCACGCACCTCCGGCCCCATCAACGCCATCTACTTCGACCGGGAGCACGGCACCTTCTGGGGCGGTTCCAGCCACCACGGCGAGGACTACGGCATCGCCTGGTAG
- a CDS encoding SusC/RagA family TonB-linked outer membrane protein, translating to MTLKQALISGCALALLSVEAKAQDQGTAAPQQPAAPQPAAAQPETPTPTAAPPQSNTRKISGKVLDALTNDGLPLTRVIIKGTTKGTETELDGSFSLDIPKGPVTLLFSSQDHKDREVTVGANRDTVTVSLDATFVEEMVVVGRASELARKHLANSVASVNAEELNRAPASTVDQALQGKVAGANIQSNSGAPGGGMQLRLRGVSTINGSTAPLYVIDGVIVSDVAIASGVYQVTGSVSGSNPSPTQDNQVNRIADLNPNDIESIEVLKGASAAAIYGSKASNGVVIITTKRGKAGSAPKVELTQRVGMYTLANKLGARRINSLEEAQEVFGPKAADYYQPGVYYDHEQQLAGRRDISYETLASVSGSAGDTRYFASAMVKDDKGIIQGTGYQKQSLRLNLAQKLGSDIEVNANANLVHTTSDRGLTNNDNANVTYHMVLPGTPSFIDLRAKGDGTYPSNPFISNGSNPLQTAALVANDEDVWRLMGAMDAVWNAYKTDTQTFKVLANVGVDRFQQKNTLIFPNELHFQQALERPGVSLFGTSDVLNLNTGFNLVHTYRPAGGGLSATTSAGFQYEQRGVDSVYINSQGLTAGQPNVSSGTQVGVLQNRQEVRDRGIYIQEEALLLDERLTVVGAIRGEQSSNNGNPNAIFFYPKVATAYRLPNPHAAFNELKVRAAYGETGNQPLYGQKFTGLETNSNIEGNSGVIGSGIAGDKNIRPERQREIELGVDALLFNGNLVTELTVYQRTISDLLLQRALAPSTGYATQYFNGGEMRNRGIEAMVQVTPVRNPDLNLEWTSSATFALNRSVITDLPVPEFVVGGFGTSLGAFQIEKDASATQIIGRVPKADGTCCDVQKIGDTEPDFRMGFANTVKYGPLSLSLLLDWQQGSEVINLTRYLYDASGNSVDYTEAGKKRQEDWKKDARVYLEDASFLKVREVTFTYNLPESFVTKIPGVKTARWSISGRNLLTFTNYSGLDPEVSNFGNQAIARNIDVAPFPPSRSFWTSIDVGF from the coding sequence ATGACGCTGAAACAAGCGTTGATCTCGGGGTGCGCACTCGCACTCCTTTCCGTCGAGGCCAAGGCGCAGGATCAGGGCACGGCGGCTCCGCAGCAGCCAGCGGCTCCGCAGCCCGCCGCGGCACAACCCGAAACCCCCACCCCCACTGCTGCTCCCCCCCAGAGCAACACACGCAAGATCTCCGGCAAGGTGCTGGACGCGCTGACCAATGACGGCCTGCCCCTGACGCGCGTCATCATCAAGGGCACCACCAAGGGCACGGAGACGGAGCTGGACGGCTCCTTCTCCCTGGATATTCCCAAGGGGCCGGTGACGCTTCTCTTCTCCAGCCAGGACCACAAGGACCGCGAGGTCACCGTCGGCGCCAACCGCGACACGGTGACGGTGTCGCTGGACGCCACCTTCGTCGAGGAGATGGTGGTGGTGGGCCGCGCCAGCGAGCTGGCCCGCAAGCACCTGGCCAACTCGGTGGCCTCGGTGAACGCCGAGGAGCTCAACCGCGCTCCGGCCTCCACGGTGGACCAGGCCCTTCAGGGCAAGGTGGCCGGCGCCAACATCCAGAGCAACTCGGGCGCTCCGGGCGGCGGCATGCAGCTGCGGCTGCGCGGCGTGTCCACCATCAACGGCTCCACGGCGCCCCTCTACGTCATCGACGGCGTCATCGTCAGCGACGTGGCCATCGCCTCGGGCGTCTATCAGGTGACGGGCTCGGTGAGCGGCTCCAACCCCTCGCCCACCCAGGACAACCAGGTCAACCGCATCGCGGACCTCAACCCCAACGACATCGAGAGCATCGAGGTCCTCAAGGGCGCGTCCGCGGCGGCCATCTACGGCTCCAAGGCCAGCAACGGCGTCGTCATCATCACCACCAAGCGCGGCAAGGCCGGCTCGGCCCCCAAGGTGGAGCTCACCCAGCGCGTGGGCATGTACACGCTGGCCAACAAGCTGGGCGCGCGCCGCATCAACTCCCTCGAGGAAGCCCAGGAGGTCTTCGGCCCGAAGGCCGCCGACTACTACCAGCCCGGCGTCTACTACGATCACGAGCAGCAGCTGGCCGGCCGGCGCGACATCTCCTACGAGACGCTCGCCAGCGTGAGCGGCTCCGCGGGTGACACGCGCTACTTCGCCTCCGCCATGGTGAAGGACGACAAGGGCATCATCCAGGGCACCGGCTACCAGAAGCAGTCGCTGCGCCTGAACCTGGCGCAGAAGCTGGGCAGCGACATCGAGGTGAACGCCAACGCCAACCTGGTCCACACCACCAGCGACCGCGGCCTCACCAACAACGACAACGCCAACGTCACCTACCACATGGTGCTGCCGGGCACGCCCAGCTTCATCGACCTGCGGGCCAAGGGCGACGGCACCTACCCCAGCAACCCCTTCATCTCCAACGGCTCCAACCCGCTGCAGACCGCGGCCCTCGTCGCCAACGACGAGGACGTCTGGCGCCTGATGGGTGCGATGGATGCCGTCTGGAACGCCTACAAGACGGACACCCAGACCTTCAAGGTGCTCGCCAACGTGGGCGTGGACCGCTTCCAGCAGAAGAACACGCTCATCTTCCCCAACGAGCTGCACTTCCAGCAGGCGCTGGAGCGGCCGGGCGTGTCCCTCTTCGGCACCAGCGACGTGCTCAACCTGAACACCGGCTTCAACCTGGTGCACACCTACAGGCCCGCCGGCGGCGGCCTGAGCGCCACCACCTCGGCCGGCTTCCAGTACGAGCAGCGTGGCGTCGACTCGGTGTACATCAACAGCCAGGGCCTCACCGCCGGCCAGCCCAACGTCAGCTCGGGCACCCAGGTGGGCGTGCTGCAGAACCGCCAGGAGGTGCGCGACCGCGGCATCTACATCCAGGAGGAGGCGCTGCTGCTCGACGAGCGCCTCACCGTGGTGGGCGCCATCCGGGGTGAGCAGAGCAGCAACAACGGCAACCCCAACGCCATCTTCTTCTACCCGAAGGTCGCCACCGCCTACCGTCTGCCCAACCCCCACGCGGCCTTCAACGAGCTCAAGGTGCGCGCCGCCTACGGTGAGACGGGCAACCAGCCGCTCTACGGGCAGAAGTTCACCGGCCTGGAGACCAACAGCAACATCGAGGGCAACTCCGGCGTCATCGGCTCCGGCATCGCGGGCGACAAGAACATCCGCCCCGAGCGCCAGCGGGAGATCGAGCTCGGTGTGGACGCGCTGCTCTTCAACGGCAACCTGGTGACGGAGCTCACCGTCTACCAGCGCACCATCAGCGACCTGCTGCTGCAGCGCGCCCTGGCCCCGTCCACCGGCTACGCCACCCAGTATTTCAACGGTGGCGAGATGCGCAACCGCGGCATCGAGGCCATGGTCCAGGTCACCCCGGTGCGTAACCCCGACCTCAACCTCGAGTGGACCTCCAGCGCCACCTTCGCCCTCAACCGCAGCGTCATCACCGACCTGCCCGTTCCCGAGTTCGTCGTGGGCGGCTTCGGCACCAGCCTGGGCGCCTTCCAGATCGAGAAGGACGCCAGTGCCACGCAGATCATCGGCCGCGTTCCCAAGGCGGATGGCACCTGCTGCGACGTGCAGAAGATTGGCGACACCGAGCCGGACTTCCGCATGGGCTTCGCCAACACGGTGAAGTACGGGCCGCTCTCCCTGTCGCTGCTGCTCGACTGGCAGCAGGGCAGCGAGGTCATCAACCTCACCCGCTACCTCTACGACGCCTCCGGCAACTCGGTGGACTACACGGAAGCCGGCAAGAAGCGCCAGGAGGACTGGAAGAAGGACGCCCGCGTGTACCTGGAGGACGCCTCGTTCCTCAAGGTGCGCGAGGTGACGTTCACCTACAACCTGCCAGAGTCCTTCGTCACCAAGATTCCGGGTGTGAAGACCGCCCGCTGGAGCATCAGCGGCCGCAACCTCCTCACCTTCACCAACTACTCGGGCCTCGACCCCGAGGTGAGCAACTTCGGCAACCAGGCCATCGCCCGCAACATCGACGTGGCCCCCTTCCCGCCCAGCCGTAGCTTCTGGACGTCCATCGACGTGGGGTTCTAG